The following coding sequences lie in one Amycolatopsis cihanbeyliensis genomic window:
- a CDS encoding cytochrome P450 produces MTRYDDVREALAMPQLGRDIGKLYRSLGKQIGRDLVPPALISNQLANSDPPRHTALRKALTFAFTPKRIEKLRPTFQKIIDDLLDDLSRQEHPDIQTALADPLPVISLAQLMGVPSADWPKFSSWAKTLQNTDAADPTGKREKDINDASVYVSDLIAKREREPEDDLISAMVHADEDKRLEPKEILSTVFAMMTGGTDTTSAMVTSCLLALLTHPEQSKRLAEDLDLIPDAIDELIRYVNPVFNALQRITLEPIEINGVHIPADEIVVISLGSANQDPTQFPDRPDELDITKPRPRQHLGFGHGVHFCVGSHMARALAEIALRRIFERFPDIRPAVDPSELRYRPSLLLRQLNSLPVLL; encoded by the coding sequence GTGACCCGGTACGACGACGTCCGTGAGGCGCTGGCGATGCCGCAGCTCGGCCGCGACATCGGCAAGCTCTACCGTTCGCTCGGGAAGCAGATCGGCCGGGACCTTGTCCCCCCGGCGCTGATCAGCAACCAGCTCGCCAACTCCGACCCGCCTCGGCACACCGCCCTGCGCAAGGCACTGACATTCGCCTTCACTCCCAAACGGATAGAAAAGCTTCGTCCGACGTTCCAGAAAATTATCGACGACCTTCTCGACGACCTTTCCCGGCAAGAGCATCCCGACATCCAGACCGCCCTCGCGGATCCACTGCCGGTCATCAGCCTCGCCCAGTTGATGGGCGTGCCGTCCGCGGACTGGCCGAAATTCTCCAGCTGGGCGAAGACGCTGCAGAACACCGATGCCGCTGATCCGACCGGGAAGCGCGAGAAGGATATCAACGACGCATCGGTCTACGTGTCCGACCTGATCGCCAAGCGTGAGCGTGAGCCGGAGGACGACCTCATCTCGGCCATGGTGCACGCCGACGAGGACAAACGGTTGGAACCCAAGGAAATCCTGTCGACCGTGTTCGCCATGATGACCGGAGGTACCGACACCACGTCGGCGATGGTGACGAGTTGCCTGCTCGCGCTGCTCACCCATCCCGAGCAGTCGAAGCGGCTGGCAGAGGATCTCGACCTGATCCCGGACGCGATCGACGAACTGATCAGGTATGTCAACCCTGTTTTCAACGCGCTCCAACGCATCACGCTGGAGCCCATCGAGATCAACGGGGTACACATTCCCGCCGACGAGATCGTCGTTATCTCGCTCGGATCCGCGAACCAGGATCCCACGCAGTTCCCGGACCGGCCTGACGAGCTGGACATCACCAAGCCGCGGCCACGTCAGCACCTCGGTTTCGGTCACGGCGTTCACTTCTGCGTCGGCAGCCATATGGCGAGGGCGCTGGCCGAGATCGCCCTGCGCCGGATTTTCGAGCGCTTCCCCGACATCCGGCCCGCCGTCGACCCTTCCGAGTTGCGGTACCGGCCGAGCCTGTTGCTCCGCCAGCTGAACTCGCTGCCGGTGCTCCTGTGA
- a CDS encoding 3-hydroxyacyl-ACP dehydratase FabZ family protein → MLTTAELRTLLPRRYPILLLDRVSEVVPGEWLSAVKAITCNEPWYAEIGESAVQEDFAYPETLLLESWGQSAAIMANLSASGSRGWLDEYVMLFGGMSDVQVCRRAYPGDVVEHHVRVLRALSDATIFEGSSSIDGEPVLTVSSMVMAFRPAAELRPTESAAVSS, encoded by the coding sequence ATGCTGACCACGGCTGAGCTGAGGACGCTACTGCCACGCCGTTACCCGATCTTGCTCCTGGACAGGGTGTCGGAGGTGGTGCCGGGTGAGTGGCTCAGTGCCGTCAAGGCGATCACCTGTAACGAGCCGTGGTATGCCGAGATCGGCGAGTCGGCCGTGCAGGAGGACTTCGCCTACCCGGAGACGCTGCTGCTCGAGTCCTGGGGCCAGTCCGCCGCCATCATGGCCAACCTGAGCGCGTCGGGTTCGCGCGGGTGGCTGGATGAGTACGTCATGCTGTTCGGCGGGATGTCCGACGTGCAGGTCTGCCGGCGGGCGTATCCGGGCGATGTCGTCGAACACCACGTGCGGGTGCTCAGGGCGCTCAGCGACGCCACGATCTTCGAGGGGTCGAGCAGCATCGATGGCGAGCCGGTGCTGACAGTGTCCAGTATGGTCATGGCCTTCCGGCCGGCCGCGGAACTGCGACCAACCGAATCGGCTGCCGTTTCGTCCTGA
- a CDS encoding 3-hydroxyacyl-ACP dehydratase FabZ family protein, producing the protein MSGGVSPVAAEVRAGPVATGEGEWTAEATITISDDEPVFAGHYSHFPIFPGICVLECVHRAALDAAPVPGLVLSGVKSARFTGAVYPGDVLTVQLRWEGSGGDWLCTARARTRRDEAATVRVRYREVTRDADHG; encoded by the coding sequence GTGAGTGGCGGCGTGAGCCCCGTGGCCGCGGAGGTGCGAGCCGGGCCGGTGGCCACGGGCGAGGGTGAGTGGACCGCGGAAGCGACGATCACGATCAGTGACGACGAGCCGGTGTTCGCGGGTCACTACTCGCATTTTCCGATCTTTCCGGGTATCTGCGTCCTCGAGTGCGTGCACCGCGCGGCGCTGGACGCGGCTCCGGTTCCGGGACTGGTGTTGAGCGGGGTGAAGTCGGCTCGCTTCACCGGCGCGGTCTATCCGGGCGACGTGCTCACCGTGCAACTGCGCTGGGAAGGTTCTGGCGGCGACTGGCTGTGTACTGCCCGCGCCCGGACGCGCCGCGACGAGGCGGCCACGGTACGGGTGCGCTACCGGGAGGTGACGAGGGATGCTGACCACGGCTGA
- a CDS encoding ArnT family glycosyltransferase — translation MTSVKKPVEAGLATPAATAHERGTRPRWHVLALGAICVLAGVLYLWALSSLGYGRPYLASAVLAMSQDWQAFLFGSMDLSNTVTIDKPPLALWPQAILVSIFGYHGWALLLPQALGGVLTVFLLHRTVRLWAGEKPALLASLILAVTPVAVAINRVNLPDTLLILFCVAAAYALTRALLRDSTGWLLLGAGLLGCGFATKMLQAWVVVPAFVVAYLIGSRTSWRRRVAQLGGAAAVLLASSLWWVALVDLWPGRKPYVGGSTDGSAWDLVFGYSGLSRLIGDEGDDSLAQAGMTFSGDPGWGRLFNEHFAGQISWFLPLCALVLVVAAVRGGRNLLAGRHISPLWISGWAMWGGWLLSTAAAFSFAEGLIHPYYATMAAPAVAAVSATGLAVFSRWYRARSGGGWLLPAGIAATGAWAFVVATRQPAWHGWVRWAAVVTVVIAVGVLAVTLLAKRHSTVTARSAAAAGLAAVLLTPAVWATGTAFGEVAPDAAENPLAGPVPAPGDPMQQVDMQIAEENRERVLHSDQRAVLEHVTANAEGQDIVLAVEGGISQSAPYIMNSERPVSGMGGFLGGDPAPSVTELAGWVSSGRLRFVLSNQVLLRMPEQVGTSHPIAARTAWVQEHCETVDPASYLDGAPTSPTAKLFGGPVLFDCARG, via the coding sequence ATGACATCCGTGAAGAAACCCGTGGAGGCGGGCCTCGCCACGCCGGCGGCCACGGCCCACGAGCGAGGCACGAGGCCACGCTGGCACGTTCTCGCGCTCGGGGCGATCTGCGTGCTGGCCGGCGTGCTCTACCTGTGGGCCCTGTCCTCGCTTGGCTACGGGCGCCCTTACCTCGCCTCCGCGGTGCTCGCGATGTCCCAGGACTGGCAGGCATTCCTGTTCGGTTCGATGGACCTTTCCAACACCGTCACGATAGACAAGCCACCCCTTGCGCTGTGGCCACAGGCGATCCTCGTGTCGATCTTCGGCTACCATGGCTGGGCCCTGCTGTTACCGCAGGCGCTCGGCGGGGTGCTGACCGTCTTCCTGCTGCATCGCACCGTGCGGCTGTGGGCCGGGGAGAAGCCCGCGCTGCTGGCGTCACTGATCCTCGCCGTCACGCCGGTCGCCGTCGCGATCAACAGGGTCAACCTGCCGGACACCCTGCTCATCCTGTTCTGCGTCGCGGCGGCGTACGCGCTCACCCGCGCGCTACTGCGGGACTCCACCGGCTGGTTGCTGCTCGGCGCCGGGCTGCTCGGTTGCGGGTTCGCCACGAAGATGCTCCAGGCATGGGTGGTGGTGCCCGCGTTCGTGGTGGCTTACCTCATCGGCTCCCGTACGTCCTGGCGACGGCGCGTGGCCCAGCTCGGCGGCGCCGCGGCGGTGCTGCTCGCCTCCTCGTTGTGGTGGGTGGCGCTGGTCGACCTCTGGCCGGGACGCAAGCCCTACGTCGGCGGCAGCACCGACGGTTCGGCGTGGGATCTCGTGTTCGGTTACAGCGGGCTGTCCCGGCTGATCGGTGATGAGGGCGATGACTCTCTCGCCCAGGCAGGCATGACGTTCTCCGGGGACCCGGGCTGGGGCCGCCTGTTCAACGAGCACTTCGCGGGTCAGATCAGCTGGTTCCTGCCGCTGTGCGCGCTGGTACTCGTCGTGGCGGCGGTGCGCGGCGGGCGAAACCTGCTCGCCGGAAGGCACATCAGTCCATTATGGATTTCCGGGTGGGCCATGTGGGGTGGCTGGCTGCTGTCGACCGCGGCCGCGTTCAGCTTTGCCGAGGGACTGATCCACCCCTACTACGCGACGATGGCGGCCCCCGCCGTCGCGGCGGTGTCCGCCACGGGCCTCGCCGTGTTCTCGCGGTGGTACCGGGCTCGAAGCGGTGGCGGCTGGCTGCTGCCCGCCGGCATCGCGGCCACCGGGGCGTGGGCCTTCGTCGTGGCCACTCGCCAGCCGGCCTGGCACGGTTGGGTGCGCTGGGCGGCCGTCGTCACGGTCGTGATCGCGGTCGGCGTCCTCGCCGTCACCCTGCTGGCGAAACGTCATTCCACCGTCACCGCCCGGTCCGCCGCCGCGGCGGGACTCGCGGCAGTCCTGCTGACGCCGGCCGTATGGGCCACGGGCACGGCGTTCGGCGAGGTGGCGCCGGACGCGGCGGAGAACCCGCTCGCGGGACCGGTCCCGGCACCCGGTGATCCGATGCAGCAGGTCGACATGCAGATCGCCGAGGAGAATCGCGAGCGAGTGCTCCACTCCGATCAGCGTGCCGTGCTCGAGCACGTCACGGCGAACGCGGAGGGCCAGGACATCGTACTGGCCGTCGAGGGAGGTATCTCCCAGTCCGCGCCGTACATCATGAACAGCGAACGCCCGGTGTCCGGGATGGGTGGTTTCCTCGGCGGTGATCCGGCGCCCTCCGTGACGGAGCTGGCTGGCTGGGTGAGCTCGGGACGGTTGCGGTTCGTGCTGAGCAACCAGGTGCTGCTGCGGATGCCCGAGCAGGTCGGGACATCCCATCCCATCGCGGCCCGAACGGCGTGGGTGCAGGAGCACTGCGAGACAGTGGACCCGGCGAGCTACCTGGACGGCGCACCAACCAGCCCCACCGCGAAGCTGTTCGGCGGGCCGGTGCTCTTCGACTGCGCGCGCGGCTAG
- a CDS encoding beta-ketoacyl synthase N-terminal-like domain-containing protein, which produces MSTEIVVTGMGVAVPGATSGKGVLEPAAAEPVNPAERIGKKGLRHKHRSTQLGLVAAYEALRESGLLVEADDPKSPVTRPEEVGVVAASNYGNLDSVSNAVDTIAEEGSTRLLSPVGTPDLSSNVIASEVAIRYALRGPNLSVCNGATSGLDTLRWAATWLGAGRARQVVVLAVEPDNEVVRGFLGGRNIVDGAIALVVETAGAAAQRSAVAQAGFGGYRRSGDIEGVVRGLRVEAEALAGWYGPEGRADAAALAKATRFELSESWGVCSSVLGLLQCAGAVARFRAGTSEPVLAVAGGAGDDASAGVLMSPAAS; this is translated from the coding sequence GTGAGCACGGAGATCGTCGTCACGGGGATGGGCGTGGCCGTACCGGGTGCCACGTCCGGCAAGGGGGTGCTCGAGCCCGCGGCCGCCGAACCGGTGAACCCGGCCGAGCGGATCGGGAAGAAGGGCTTGCGGCACAAGCATCGCTCGACACAGCTCGGGCTGGTGGCCGCCTACGAGGCGCTGCGCGAGAGCGGGTTGCTGGTCGAGGCCGACGATCCCAAGTCACCCGTGACGCGGCCGGAGGAGGTCGGCGTGGTCGCCGCCTCGAACTACGGCAACCTCGATTCGGTGAGCAATGCCGTGGACACCATCGCCGAGGAGGGGAGCACGCGGCTGCTCAGCCCGGTCGGAACCCCCGACCTCTCCAGCAACGTGATCGCGTCCGAGGTGGCGATCCGGTACGCCCTGCGCGGCCCGAACCTGAGCGTCTGCAATGGAGCGACCTCCGGCCTGGACACCCTGCGGTGGGCCGCGACCTGGCTCGGTGCCGGCAGGGCACGGCAGGTGGTCGTGCTGGCCGTCGAACCGGACAACGAGGTGGTACGCGGTTTCCTCGGCGGGCGGAACATCGTCGATGGTGCGATCGCGCTGGTTGTCGAGACCGCGGGAGCCGCGGCCCAGCGGTCCGCCGTGGCGCAGGCCGGGTTCGGCGGGTACCGCCGTAGCGGCGACATCGAGGGTGTCGTCCGCGGGCTGCGGGTCGAAGCGGAGGCACTGGCCGGCTGGTACGGCCCGGAGGGCCGTGCCGACGCGGCCGCGCTGGCGAAAGCGACCCGGTTCGAGCTTTCCGAGTCCTGGGGCGTGTGCTCCAGCGTGCTCGGCCTGCTGCAGTGCGCCGGAGCCGTCGCCAGGTTCCGGGCCGGTACCTCCGAGCCGGTGCTGGCCGTGGCGGGCGGTGCCGGCGACGACGCCTCGGCCGGCGTGCTGATGTCGCCGGCCGCGTCCTGA
- a CDS encoding beta-ketoacyl synthase N-terminal-like domain-containing protein: protein MTTRWPIVGTGALSSVGRTGEEMFENLCAGRSGQAEMRSFNRQWYTATDLYEVDDRAERADRPGRATGFLIDAIAEALASAGMSEDLGDVPVLIGTGLRELRSVELWRRDGAEVAPGDLHFGTALRRRFGAVNSQTFSNACSASLYALSLGTDILAAGEADTVVVAGTDAITESMFGISDRLQMVPPDAVRPFDVDRRGTILGEGAAAVVLRREPLADDRVHGWVRGVAVNCDAGHPTAPDPHRIAAAMQEVHRRAGVVPADIDLVMLHGTGTLANDVGEAEAMHEVYGTAGKVPAMTSVKSMTGHTSGASGVHSLVTALHSMRTGRIPPTISLDRPIDEVSDFRIVRGGMATEPITLTQINAFGFGGLNAVAIVEDNT, encoded by the coding sequence GTGACAACCAGATGGCCGATCGTCGGTACGGGCGCGCTGTCCAGCGTCGGCCGCACCGGCGAGGAGATGTTCGAGAACCTCTGCGCCGGCCGTAGCGGTCAGGCGGAAATGCGTTCCTTCAACCGGCAGTGGTACACCGCCACCGACCTGTACGAGGTCGACGACCGGGCGGAAAGGGCGGACCGTCCCGGCAGGGCCACCGGCTTTCTCATCGACGCCATCGCCGAGGCGCTGGCGTCGGCTGGCATGTCCGAGGACCTCGGCGACGTTCCGGTGCTGATCGGTACCGGCTTGCGCGAACTGCGGTCGGTCGAGTTGTGGCGCAGGGACGGCGCCGAGGTCGCCCCGGGAGACCTGCATTTCGGTACGGCACTCCGCCGCCGGTTCGGCGCGGTGAACAGCCAGACCTTCTCCAACGCGTGCTCGGCATCGCTGTACGCGCTGTCGCTCGGGACGGACATCCTCGCCGCGGGCGAGGCGGACACGGTGGTCGTCGCGGGTACGGACGCGATCACCGAAAGCATGTTCGGTATCTCCGACCGGCTTCAGATGGTTCCCCCGGATGCCGTCCGGCCGTTCGATGTCGACCGGCGCGGCACCATCCTCGGTGAGGGCGCGGCCGCCGTCGTGCTGCGTCGTGAGCCGCTCGCGGACGACCGGGTACATGGCTGGGTTCGCGGTGTCGCGGTCAACTGCGACGCGGGCCATCCGACGGCGCCGGACCCGCATCGGATCGCCGCGGCCATGCAGGAGGTACACCGGCGGGCCGGCGTCGTGCCCGCCGACATCGATCTCGTCATGCTGCACGGCACCGGAACGCTGGCGAACGACGTCGGCGAGGCGGAGGCCATGCATGAGGTGTACGGGACAGCGGGCAAGGTGCCGGCCATGACCAGCGTGAAGTCCATGACCGGCCATACTTCCGGGGCTTCGGGCGTGCACAGCCTTGTCACCGCGCTGCACAGTATGCGGACCGGCCGGATCCCCCCGACGATCTCGCTGGACAGGCCGATCGACGAGGTGTCCGACTTCCGCATCGTACGCGGCGGGATGGCCACCGAACCGATCACGCTGACGCAGATCAACGCCTTCGGTTTCGGGGGTCTCAACGCGGTCGCGATTGTGGAGGACAACACGTGA
- a CDS encoding PLP-dependent aminotransferase family protein — MDEQGTRLSAAELHGSLSDPALTSMNFLNEVANHYPDAVSFAPGRPFEEFFDLDDLHSYLRTYCRYLAEERGLTPEQVRRSLFQYGRTKGVAHEVIARNLAVDEGIVVDPESVVVTVGCQEAMFLVMRALRAGPDDVLLSVSPAYVGVTGAARLLDMPVLPVRDGPAGIDLDDLVTQARQARASGRRPRALYVMPDFANPSGISMDLETRHRLLRVAGEEGLLVLEDNPYGLFHIDGERLPTLKALDDSDRVVYLGSYAKTAFPGARIGYAVADQRVLREEGQTSLFADELAKLKSMLTVNTAPIAQAMVAGMLLENGCSMVKGNLREIDIYARNMRHVLTGLTRRFPRDEGNGVSWNVPNGGFFVVVTVPFTVDDELLEYSAQRHGVLWTPMHHFYDGGAPLRQLRLSVSLLSPEQIESGLDRLAAMIADRVSRQDEESEA; from the coding sequence ATGGACGAACAAGGCACGAGGTTGTCGGCGGCCGAGCTGCACGGTTCGCTGAGCGACCCGGCGCTGACCTCGATGAATTTCTTGAACGAGGTGGCCAACCACTATCCGGACGCGGTGTCGTTCGCTCCGGGACGGCCCTTCGAGGAGTTTTTCGACCTCGACGACCTGCACAGCTACCTGCGTACCTACTGCCGTTACCTGGCCGAGGAACGGGGGCTTACCCCCGAGCAGGTCCGTAGATCGCTGTTCCAGTACGGCCGCACCAAGGGCGTGGCGCACGAGGTGATCGCGCGCAACCTCGCCGTCGACGAGGGAATCGTCGTCGATCCGGAGTCCGTCGTGGTGACCGTCGGCTGCCAGGAGGCGATGTTCCTTGTGATGCGCGCGCTGCGCGCGGGCCCGGACGATGTGCTGCTCTCGGTCTCTCCCGCGTACGTCGGGGTGACCGGAGCCGCGCGGCTGCTGGACATGCCGGTCCTCCCGGTGCGGGACGGCCCCGCCGGCATCGACCTCGACGACCTGGTCACCCAGGCCCGGCAGGCCCGTGCTTCCGGGCGCAGACCGAGGGCGCTGTACGTCATGCCCGACTTCGCCAACCCTTCCGGCATCAGCATGGACCTGGAGACCCGGCACCGCCTGCTGCGTGTGGCCGGGGAGGAAGGCCTGCTGGTACTCGAGGACAACCCGTACGGGCTGTTCCACATCGACGGCGAGCGGCTGCCGACGCTCAAGGCGCTGGACGACAGCGACCGGGTGGTCTACCTCGGTTCGTACGCCAAGACGGCCTTCCCCGGAGCCAGGATCGGCTATGCCGTCGCCGACCAGCGGGTGCTGCGCGAGGAGGGCCAGACGAGCCTGTTCGCCGACGAGCTGGCCAAGCTCAAGAGCATGCTCACGGTGAACACCGCCCCGATCGCGCAGGCCATGGTGGCCGGAATGCTGCTGGAGAACGGCTGCAGCATGGTGAAGGGCAACCTGCGCGAGATCGACATCTACGCGCGGAACATGCGGCACGTGCTGACCGGCCTTACCCGGCGATTCCCCCGGGACGAGGGCAACGGGGTGAGCTGGAACGTGCCGAACGGAGGTTTCTTCGTCGTGGTCACCGTGCCGTTCACGGTCGACGACGAGCTGCTGGAGTACTCGGCCCAGCGGCACGGGGTGCTGTGGACACCGATGCACCACTTCTACGACGGCGGCGCGCCGCTTCGGCAGCTCCGCCTTTCGGTCAGCCTGCTCAGTCCCGAGCAGATCGAGTCCGGCCTCGACCGGCTAGCGGCCATGATCGCGGATCGGGTGAGTCGGCAGGACGAGGAGAGCGAAGCGTGA
- the hppD gene encoding 4-hydroxyphenylpyruvate dioxygenase, producing MSKEPSGVLDDLVLDHVVFHVGDADSRSAEFMRDYGLDVCARSGDRQGGSGVYSVAVGKRDISMVFTEPMTDDHPATAYVQAHGDGVADIAMVTSDARAAYAEALRRGARSMAEPAEIDGVVTASIMGFGDVVHTFVQRPENSDPLVPPGFTPVSREAEVDTGVAVLDHFAVCLEGGQLDPTVEFYENVLGFPAIFEEKIVVGAQAMNSKVVQSPSGTVTLTLIEPDLTRDPGQIDEFLKNHGGAGVQHIALTTESIVESVDMMTARGVEFLNTPGAYYDKLGERIELDRHSIPSLRELGILVDEDHDGQLFQIFARSTHPRGTFFMEVIERAGARTFGSGNIKALYEAVEAERLGTPGS from the coding sequence ATGAGCAAGGAACCGAGTGGAGTTCTTGATGACCTGGTGCTCGACCACGTCGTGTTCCACGTCGGGGACGCCGATTCCAGGTCGGCGGAGTTCATGCGTGACTACGGGCTCGACGTGTGCGCGCGTTCCGGTGACCGGCAGGGTGGCTCCGGGGTGTACTCGGTCGCGGTCGGCAAGCGAGACATCTCGATGGTGTTCACCGAGCCGATGACCGACGATCACCCGGCCACCGCCTACGTCCAGGCGCACGGCGACGGTGTCGCGGATATCGCGATGGTCACCTCCGACGCGCGGGCCGCCTACGCGGAGGCGCTGCGCCGGGGCGCCCGCTCGATGGCCGAGCCTGCCGAGATCGACGGCGTGGTGACCGCGTCGATCATGGGGTTCGGCGACGTGGTGCACACCTTCGTGCAGCGGCCCGAGAACTCGGACCCGCTCGTCCCGCCGGGGTTCACGCCGGTGAGCCGCGAGGCGGAGGTGGATACGGGGGTCGCCGTGCTCGACCACTTCGCGGTCTGCCTCGAGGGTGGGCAACTCGACCCCACCGTGGAGTTCTACGAGAACGTACTCGGCTTCCCCGCGATCTTCGAGGAGAAGATCGTGGTGGGCGCGCAGGCGATGAACTCCAAGGTGGTGCAGAGCCCGTCCGGTACGGTCACGCTGACGCTGATCGAGCCGGATCTCACCCGCGATCCGGGCCAGATCGACGAGTTCCTGAAGAACCACGGTGGCGCCGGCGTCCAGCACATCGCGCTCACCACGGAGTCGATCGTCGAGTCGGTCGACATGATGACGGCGCGCGGGGTGGAGTTCCTGAACACCCCGGGTGCCTACTACGACAAGCTGGGCGAGCGGATCGAGCTGGACCGGCACTCCATCCCGAGCCTGCGCGAGCTCGGCATCCTGGTGGACGAGGATCACGACGGCCAGCTCTTCCAGATCTTCGCCAGGTCGACGCATCCGAGGGGGACGTTCTTCATGGAGGTCATCGAGCGCGCGGGTGCCCGCACGTTCGGCAGCGGCAACATCAAGGCGCTCTACGAGGCCGTCGAGGCCGAGCGGCTCGGCACGCCGGGATCCTGA